In Haloterrigena turkmenica DSM 5511, a single genomic region encodes these proteins:
- a CDS encoding patatin-like phospholipase family protein: MSDENADASRPDATPESTADSNGPRRIAIACQGGGSHTAFGAGVLRELLANWTAGEERFELVGISGTSGGAVNALGVWYGLLTGGPSTAVEILDGIWSDLAASDAFDRLLNDWVRIYTRLDSMGVGLPSVSPYRLPYDDAAQRRLAEILERYVDFDAIPELSGAKRTELVVGAVNLERGDFETFTNEDVTASAVLASAALPTFFEAVEIDGQHYWDGLFSQNPPVHDLMSVPGDRTPDELWVVQINPQRRSETPTTLTEIADRRNELGGNISLNQELRFIERINEWIEAGHFDHPDYTVTTIHRIELTGYHHATKLDRDPDFLEELMSRGERQAAAFLADRT; the protein is encoded by the coding sequence ATGAGCGACGAAAACGCCGACGCGAGTCGGCCGGACGCGACGCCCGAATCGACGGCGGACTCGAACGGGCCGCGACGGATCGCGATCGCCTGTCAGGGCGGCGGGAGCCACACCGCATTCGGGGCAGGTGTGCTCCGCGAGCTCCTCGCGAACTGGACGGCGGGCGAGGAACGGTTCGAACTGGTCGGTATCAGCGGCACCTCCGGCGGTGCCGTCAACGCGCTGGGCGTCTGGTACGGGCTGCTCACCGGCGGCCCGTCGACGGCGGTCGAGATCCTCGACGGGATCTGGAGCGATCTCGCGGCGAGCGACGCGTTCGATCGACTCCTCAACGACTGGGTCCGGATCTATACCCGTCTCGACAGTATGGGCGTCGGGCTGCCGAGCGTGAGTCCGTACCGCCTCCCCTACGACGACGCGGCACAGCGACGACTGGCCGAGATCCTCGAGCGGTACGTCGACTTCGACGCGATTCCCGAACTCAGCGGCGCCAAGCGAACGGAGCTCGTCGTCGGCGCCGTCAACCTCGAGCGCGGCGACTTCGAGACGTTCACCAATGAGGACGTCACCGCGTCCGCGGTGCTCGCTTCTGCGGCGCTGCCGACGTTTTTCGAAGCCGTCGAGATCGACGGACAGCACTACTGGGACGGGCTCTTCTCACAGAATCCGCCGGTGCACGACCTGATGTCGGTCCCCGGCGATCGGACACCCGACGAGCTCTGGGTCGTCCAGATCAACCCCCAGCGACGGTCGGAGACGCCGACGACGCTCACGGAGATCGCCGACCGGCGCAACGAACTCGGCGGAAACATCTCGCTGAATCAGGAGCTTCGGTTCATCGAACGGATCAACGAGTGGATCGAGGCGGGCCACTTCGACCATCCCGACTACACGGTGACGACGATCCACCGGATCGAACTCACGGGGTATCACCACGCGACCAAACTCGATCGCGATCCCGATTTCCTCGAGGAACTGATGTCGCGGGGAGAGCGGCAGGCCGCGGCGTTCCTCGCCGATCGGACCTAA
- a CDS encoding ABC transporter ATP-binding protein codes for MAETQLDDVRKVFTEDDGNEIVAVDDVSIDIEDGEFLVLVGPSGCGKSTTLRMIAGLETITDGEIRLDDRVINDLPAKERNIAMVFQSYALYPHMTVRENMAFGLEESTDLSDDEIATRVEETAEMMGIDPLLDRKPEELSGGQQQRVALGRAIVREPAVFLMDEPLSNLDAKLRAQMRTELQQLQEQLETTTVYVTHDQTEAMTMGDRIAILNDGELQQVGTPLECYHEPANAFVADFIGEPAMNFFDVTRRDSDGDGAVLVGETLEYAVSNDIATAIGDRNELVLGVRPEDIDIEHSEGEPRRADGHTVPATVTVVEPTGDENIVYLDLGEDRSETAIVTIDGMSRIEAGDRVVAHIPEDAIHVFDGKTNEALHNRRVESSEPRAPNI; via the coding sequence ATGGCAGAAACCCAACTCGACGACGTACGAAAAGTATTCACAGAAGACGACGGCAACGAGATCGTCGCCGTCGACGACGTATCGATCGACATCGAGGACGGGGAGTTCCTCGTCCTCGTCGGCCCCTCGGGCTGTGGCAAGTCGACGACGCTGCGGATGATCGCGGGACTCGAGACGATCACGGACGGCGAGATCCGCCTCGACGACCGGGTGATCAACGACCTGCCGGCGAAAGAACGGAACATCGCGATGGTGTTCCAGTCCTACGCGCTGTACCCGCACATGACTGTGCGGGAGAACATGGCGTTCGGACTCGAGGAGTCCACCGACCTCTCGGACGACGAGATCGCCACCCGAGTCGAAGAGACCGCCGAGATGATGGGCATCGATCCCCTGCTGGACCGGAAACCCGAGGAGCTCTCGGGCGGCCAGCAACAGCGGGTCGCGCTCGGCCGCGCGATTGTCCGTGAGCCGGCCGTGTTCCTGATGGACGAGCCCCTCTCGAACCTCGACGCCAAGCTCCGCGCGCAGATGCGGACCGAGCTCCAGCAGCTCCAGGAGCAACTCGAGACGACGACGGTCTACGTCACGCACGACCAGACGGAGGCGATGACGATGGGCGACCGGATCGCCATCCTCAACGACGGCGAACTCCAGCAGGTCGGCACGCCCCTCGAGTGCTATCACGAACCCGCGAACGCGTTCGTGGCGGACTTCATCGGCGAACCGGCGATGAACTTCTTCGACGTCACGCGCCGCGACTCGGACGGCGACGGAGCCGTCCTCGTCGGCGAGACCCTCGAGTACGCCGTCTCGAACGACATCGCGACGGCGATCGGCGATCGGAACGAGCTCGTCCTCGGCGTGCGGCCGGAGGATATCGACATCGAACACAGCGAGGGTGAGCCCCGGCGCGCGGACGGCCACACCGTCCCCGCGACGGTCACCGTCGTCGAACCGACCGGCGACGAGAACATCGTCTACCTCGATCTCGGCGAGGATCGAAGCGAGACGGCCATCGTGACGATCGACGGGATGAGCCGGATCGAGGCCGGCGACCGCGTGGTCGCGCACATTCCCGAGGACGCGATTCACGTCTTCGACGGGAAAACCAACGAGGCGCTCCACAACCGCCGCGTCGAGAGCAGCGAGCCTCGAGCGCCGAACATCTGA
- a CDS encoding PH domain-containing protein has protein sequence MEALHPRIRLFWIAKGAIGAIALGVALAAADRWITDVPLVAIGAVVLLGLGLGIAYAVRLYRVWQYDVQSDALYLERGVLTFVETSVPFVRVQHVDTQFGPIERALGLSSVVVYTAGSRNADVRIPGLTPDRARDLQDTLRKLAVESEADDGV, from the coding sequence ATGGAAGCCCTCCATCCCCGCATCAGACTGTTCTGGATCGCGAAGGGAGCGATCGGGGCGATCGCCCTCGGCGTCGCGCTCGCCGCCGCGGACCGGTGGATAACCGACGTTCCGCTCGTCGCTATCGGCGCCGTCGTGCTCCTCGGTCTCGGCCTCGGGATCGCCTACGCCGTCCGGCTCTATCGAGTCTGGCAGTACGACGTCCAGTCCGACGCGCTCTACCTGGAACGGGGGGTCCTCACCTTCGTCGAGACCTCGGTGCCATTCGTTCGCGTCCAGCACGTCGACACGCAGTTCGGGCCGATCGAGCGCGCCCTCGGGCTCTCGAGCGTGGTCGTCTACACGGCGGGCTCCCGGAACGCGGACGTCCGCATTCCGGGACTGACCCCCGATCGGGCCCGAGACCTGCAGGACACGCTTCGGAAACTGGCCGTCGAAAGCGAGGCCGACGATGGCGTCTGA
- a CDS encoding carbohydrate ABC transporter permease: MSEKTVTTEQAASTEHETGGISIGHVGLYATLIGLVGFYLLPIESGLVTSIKTPTALQETFPFLPPLSASGVTVEKWQVAFEYLAPGMVNSVLFTIPSTILCAILGSMAAYGLTLVNWRGQIAVLALFIAGIFVPYQAVIVPLFQFWSQYMQLSARLSFLWGLPLLERHHATILELIITHTAYGVPIVTLLFRSQYKTMSGEMIEAARLDGASVWRVYRRIVLPLSIPMFAVVFIFQFTQIWNEFLFSLTIIGSVNNPAASATLILSGLGQSLEGTDYPLRMAGAFITALPTLLVYVLFADKFAEGVQT; this comes from the coding sequence ATGAGCGAGAAAACAGTTACCACCGAACAGGCGGCGTCGACGGAACACGAGACCGGCGGGATTTCGATCGGCCACGTCGGACTGTACGCGACGCTGATCGGTCTCGTCGGGTTCTACCTGCTCCCGATCGAGTCCGGACTCGTGACGTCGATCAAAACGCCGACCGCACTCCAGGAGACCTTCCCGTTCCTGCCGCCCCTCTCCGCGAGCGGGGTTACGGTCGAGAAGTGGCAGGTCGCGTTCGAGTACCTCGCGCCCGGGATGGTCAACAGCGTGCTGTTCACTATTCCGTCGACGATCCTGTGTGCGATCCTCGGCAGCATGGCCGCCTACGGACTGACGCTCGTCAATTGGCGCGGTCAGATCGCCGTGCTGGCGCTGTTCATCGCGGGCATCTTCGTCCCGTACCAGGCGGTGATCGTCCCGCTCTTCCAGTTCTGGAGTCAGTACATGCAACTGAGTGCACGGCTCTCGTTCCTGTGGGGCCTCCCGCTGCTCGAGCGACACCACGCGACGATCCTCGAACTGATCATCACGCACACGGCATACGGGGTTCCGATCGTGACGCTGCTGTTCCGATCGCAGTACAAGACGATGTCCGGGGAGATGATCGAAGCCGCGAGACTCGATGGCGCGTCGGTCTGGCGGGTCTACCGACGGATCGTCCTGCCGCTGTCGATACCGATGTTCGCGGTCGTGTTCATCTTCCAGTTCACCCAGATCTGGAACGAGTTCCTGTTCTCGCTGACGATCATCGGGAGCGTCAACAATCCGGCCGCGTCCGCGACCCTCATCCTGTCCGGACTCGGCCAGTCGCTCGAAGGAACCGACTACCCGCTCCGAATGGCGGGCGCGTTCATCACGGCACTGCCGACGCTGCTCGTCTACGTGCTGTTCGCCGACAAGTTCGCGGAGGGGGTACAGACATGA
- a CDS encoding PH domain-containing protein — protein MNRLHPLSAAAYALQYGFLWLSAATILTLVLGGIFGPIDSAWVPIAAPVGLVAGAAYGIAYFYRFEYGITPDTFDVSSGVFARRSREIPYERIQNVDVRQGVVQRLLGLAVVSIETAGGGSTEAALNFVSESEATRLQHQIRTRTADVRDRRHERGRRDASATTDERTIDEASSDTETERTNATTDLDEPVPDAGESAAEPDSTDGTTTSDSGPVSDSRDRVAGPDSRGPRRQHLFALEARELLLYSFTSFRPAAAAALLGLFFFATDLAISLLVSAARPFGGPANLGEGSPTSYGILTVVSVVNGVVTAYVLSVVYTFAAYYDFRLGRAGGDFVYERGLLQRYSGSIPVEKVQSVTVSANPLQRLLGYAGLWVETAGYGPDSDSGGSQSAVPLAERGRVHRFTETLTGVESPRFRSPPTTALRRYLVRYAIVATVVVAAAFAVTRVTVLERWYVAAVVFVAVPPAAYLKYVHLGYYVGEDHLVVRRGFWKQRTTVIPYYRIQTVSTRRSIFQRRLGLASLVVDTASSRSFSRASPTIYDVNLEDARDVHGTGRKRLQTALRERARADDGGPGLTVDFT, from the coding sequence ATGAACCGTCTGCACCCACTCAGCGCGGCCGCCTACGCCCTCCAGTACGGGTTCCTCTGGCTGTCGGCCGCGACGATCCTCACGCTCGTCCTCGGCGGGATCTTCGGTCCCATCGATTCGGCCTGGGTTCCGATCGCCGCACCGGTGGGACTCGTCGCCGGCGCGGCCTACGGGATCGCCTACTTCTACCGGTTCGAGTACGGCATCACTCCGGACACGTTCGACGTCTCGTCGGGCGTGTTCGCTCGCCGATCGCGCGAAATCCCGTACGAACGCATCCAGAACGTCGACGTCCGGCAGGGAGTGGTCCAGCGACTGCTGGGCCTCGCCGTCGTCTCGATCGAGACCGCCGGCGGCGGCAGCACCGAGGCGGCGCTGAACTTCGTCAGCGAATCGGAAGCCACCCGACTGCAACACCAGATCCGAACGCGGACAGCCGATGTGAGGGATCGCCGGCACGAGCGCGGGCGGCGCGACGCGTCGGCGACGACCGACGAACGGACGATCGACGAGGCCTCGAGCGACACCGAGACCGAGCGGACGAACGCCACGACCGACCTTGACGAACCGGTACCCGACGCCGGGGAATCAGCGGCGGAACCCGACTCGACGGACGGTACGACAACGAGCGACTCGGGACCGGTCTCGGACAGTCGCGATCGCGTCGCCGGACCCGACTCGCGGGGACCGCGTCGACAGCACCTGTTCGCACTCGAGGCGCGGGAACTCCTGCTCTACTCGTTTACGTCGTTCCGTCCCGCCGCCGCCGCGGCCCTCCTGGGGCTGTTCTTCTTCGCGACCGACCTCGCTATCAGCCTGCTCGTGAGCGCCGCGCGGCCGTTCGGCGGTCCCGCGAATCTGGGCGAGGGATCGCCGACCAGTTACGGCATCCTCACGGTCGTGTCGGTCGTCAACGGCGTCGTGACCGCGTACGTGCTGAGCGTCGTCTACACGTTCGCCGCCTACTACGACTTCCGGCTCGGTCGGGCCGGCGGAGACTTCGTCTACGAGCGCGGGCTGCTCCAGCGCTACAGCGGGTCGATTCCCGTCGAGAAGGTCCAGTCGGTGACGGTGAGTGCCAACCCCCTCCAACGGCTGCTCGGCTACGCCGGGCTGTGGGTCGAGACGGCCGGCTACGGCCCCGACAGCGACAGCGGTGGCAGCCAGTCCGCCGTGCCCCTGGCGGAACGGGGTCGCGTCCACCGATTCACCGAGACGCTTACCGGCGTCGAATCGCCGCGCTTTCGGAGCCCACCGACGACGGCGCTCCGACGGTATCTCGTCCGGTACGCCATCGTCGCAACGGTCGTCGTCGCGGCCGCGTTCGCCGTCACGCGGGTAACGGTCCTCGAACGCTGGTACGTCGCCGCCGTCGTCTTCGTCGCAGTCCCGCCCGCGGCCTACCTGAAGTACGTCCACCTGGGCTACTACGTCGGCGAGGATCACCTCGTCGTCCGCCGCGGGTTCTGGAAGCAACGGACGACCGTGATCCCCTACTACCGCATCCAGACGGTCTCGACCCGGCGATCGATCTTCCAGCGTCGCCTCGGACTCGCGTCGCTGGTCGTCGACACCGCGAGCTCGCGCAGTTTCTCCCGGGCGTCGCCGACGATCTACGACGTCAATCTCGAGGACGCGCGAGACGTCCACGGCACCGGTCGAAAACGCCTGCAGACGGCCCTTCGCGAGCGCGCTCGGGCCGACGACGGCGGTCCCGGACTCACCGTTGACTTCACCTGA
- the cysS gene encoding cysteine--tRNA ligase, whose product MTLHVTNTLTGEKEPFEPRDPESVLLYYCGLTVSDPPHLGHARSWVHVDVMHRWLEYIGYDVRHVENFTDINEKIVARVGEDDLGEDELHVAETYIERTLADMRSLNLLRAEVYPRVSEHVPEIIDLVETLVEEGYAYESNGSVYFDVTSFEEYGKLSNQELDEIESQGDPDERSEKRHPADFALWKAGGVDESAIEEHRHEGAAPAEEACETSQTWESPWGEGRPGWHIECSAMSMTHLDETLDIHVGGRDLVFPHHENEVAQSEAATGQAFANYWLHCELFQMDDEKMSSSLGNFVTVDDAVDQWGTNVLRTFLTAGSYNSKQLYSDETIAEAEERWDRLERAYEAAVEAVDSPDARTKVEDASFRDEIETARESFVAAMNDDFNTREAQSALLSVATAINAHLEDRAEYDYRGLRDAVDVLEELGAVLGLSFAGETTGTADLAGDVVDLVLEVREREREAGNYERADDLRDELQALGIEVQDTDDGATYRLPSGE is encoded by the coding sequence ATGACCCTGCACGTGACGAACACGTTGACGGGCGAGAAGGAGCCGTTCGAGCCACGGGATCCCGAGAGCGTCCTGCTGTACTACTGTGGCCTGACGGTCTCCGACCCGCCCCACCTGGGCCACGCGCGGTCGTGGGTCCACGTCGACGTCATGCACCGCTGGCTCGAGTACATAGGCTACGACGTGCGTCACGTCGAGAACTTCACCGACATCAACGAGAAGATCGTCGCCCGTGTCGGCGAGGACGACCTGGGCGAGGACGAACTCCACGTCGCCGAGACCTACATCGAACGCACCCTCGCGGACATGCGCTCGCTGAACCTCCTGCGGGCCGAGGTCTACCCCCGCGTCTCCGAGCACGTCCCCGAGATCATCGACCTCGTCGAGACCTTGGTCGAAGAGGGCTACGCCTACGAGTCCAACGGCTCGGTCTACTTCGACGTGACGAGCTTCGAGGAGTACGGCAAGCTCTCGAACCAGGAACTCGACGAGATCGAGTCCCAGGGCGACCCGGACGAGCGCTCGGAGAAGCGCCACCCTGCGGACTTCGCGCTCTGGAAGGCCGGCGGCGTCGACGAGAGCGCGATCGAGGAACACCGCCACGAGGGCGCGGCGCCGGCCGAGGAGGCCTGCGAGACGTCCCAGACGTGGGAGTCGCCGTGGGGCGAGGGCCGACCCGGCTGGCACATCGAGTGCTCGGCGATGAGCATGACCCACTTAGACGAGACCTTGGACATCCACGTCGGAGGACGGGACCTCGTCTTCCCCCACCACGAGAACGAGGTCGCCCAGTCCGAGGCCGCCACGGGCCAGGCGTTCGCGAACTACTGGCTCCACTGCGAACTGTTCCAGATGGACGACGAGAAGATGTCCTCGAGTCTGGGCAACTTCGTGACCGTCGACGACGCGGTCGACCAGTGGGGGACGAACGTCCTGCGGACGTTCCTGACCGCGGGCTCGTACAACAGCAAACAGCTCTACTCCGACGAGACGATCGCCGAGGCCGAAGAACGCTGGGATCGCCTCGAGCGCGCCTACGAGGCCGCAGTCGAGGCGGTCGACTCCCCCGATGCGCGAACGAAAGTCGAGGACGCGTCGTTCCGCGACGAGATCGAGACCGCCCGGGAGTCGTTCGTCGCGGCGATGAACGACGACTTCAACACGCGCGAGGCCCAGTCCGCGCTGCTGTCGGTCGCGACGGCGATCAATGCTCACCTCGAGGACCGCGCGGAGTACGATTACCGCGGGCTTCGGGACGCCGTCGACGTCCTCGAGGAGCTCGGCGCCGTGCTCGGCCTCTCCTTCGCCGGCGAGACGACCGGGACGGCCGACCTCGCGGGCGACGTCGTCGACCTCGTCCTCGAGGTCCGCGAGCGCGAACGCGAGGCGGGCAACTACGAGCGCGCCGACGACCTGCGCGACGAACTGCAGGCGCTGGGAATCGAGGTCCAGGACACCGACGACGGCGCGACCTATCGGCTGCCCTCCGGCGAGTAG
- a CDS encoding BolA family protein: MQLADVEELIESNLEDAEAEVTHARDEHDDDHLAATVVSPAFEGLPLVQQHQQVYDALDGHMTTDIHALELSTYTPEEYEEYEG; the protein is encoded by the coding sequence ATGCAACTGGCAGACGTCGAGGAACTCATCGAATCGAACCTCGAGGACGCTGAGGCGGAGGTCACGCACGCGCGAGACGAACACGACGACGACCACCTCGCGGCGACGGTCGTCTCGCCCGCGTTCGAGGGGCTGCCGCTGGTCCAGCAACACCAGCAGGTCTACGACGCCCTCGATGGCCACATGACGACCGACATCCACGCCCTCGAGCTGTCGACCTACACGCCCGAGGAATACGAGGAGTACGAGGGCTAA
- a CDS encoding PH domain-containing protein, with product MESLHPRVRLLWITQGALAAIALGVGLAAVDRWLVDVPTAALGGVVAFGFVLGVAYAVRRYGVWRFEIESDALYLERGVVTFVETAVPFVRVQHVDTQFGPVERVFGLSSVIVYTAGSRNADVRIPGLTPDRAEKIQDTLRQLATESDATDAV from the coding sequence ATGGAATCGCTTCACCCCCGCGTCCGACTGCTCTGGATCACACAGGGGGCGCTCGCGGCGATCGCTCTCGGCGTCGGACTCGCGGCCGTCGACCGGTGGCTCGTCGACGTTCCGACGGCCGCCCTCGGCGGCGTCGTCGCGTTCGGTTTCGTCCTCGGCGTCGCCTACGCCGTCCGGCGCTACGGCGTCTGGCGGTTCGAGATCGAATCGGACGCGCTCTATTTAGAGCGGGGCGTGGTCACGTTCGTCGAAACCGCGGTCCCGTTCGTCCGCGTCCAGCACGTCGACACGCAGTTCGGCCCGGTCGAACGCGTCTTCGGCCTCTCGAGCGTGATCGTCTACACGGCGGGCTCGCGGAACGCTGACGTCCGCATCCCCGGGTTGACGCCGGATCGAGCCGAGAAGATTCAGGACACGCTCCGTCAACTGGCCACCGAGAGCGACGCCACCGACGCCGTCTGA
- a CDS encoding DUF4013 domain-containing protein, translating into MIRDALRYPVSDELGRAALLRCGVSVVALAVGVRYAVAVAPSIVALVPAAVALLGAVVLFGTTAVILGSDDRRPLPSVRAVVRPGLEALALSVVVLVPAIALLTRSLIETPEALASENGAGLGLFSLVSSTIAIFFFAACAYAYPAAVAASVSTGRLRAAVESETVLPALTDPTYFLRWTVGFSFVVFAAWLVVTAVRRGDVVGLLAAGAAAYAVVAGARAVGVGYARVSGGRPR; encoded by the coding sequence ATGATTCGCGATGCGCTTCGGTACCCGGTCAGCGACGAGCTCGGACGAGCGGCGCTGCTCAGGTGCGGTGTCAGCGTCGTCGCGCTCGCGGTCGGGGTGCGGTACGCGGTCGCGGTCGCGCCGTCGATCGTCGCGCTCGTCCCCGCGGCCGTCGCGCTCCTCGGCGCCGTCGTCCTCTTCGGAACGACGGCCGTCATCCTTGGCTCCGACGACCGACGCCCGTTGCCGTCTGTGCGGGCGGTCGTCCGCCCCGGTCTCGAGGCGCTCGCCCTGTCGGTCGTCGTCCTCGTCCCGGCGATCGCCCTGCTGACGCGGTCGCTGATCGAGACGCCGGAAGCGCTCGCGAGCGAGAACGGCGCCGGACTGGGACTGTTCTCGCTCGTCTCCTCGACGATCGCGATCTTCTTCTTCGCCGCGTGTGCGTACGCGTATCCGGCCGCCGTGGCGGCGAGCGTCTCGACCGGCCGGCTGCGTGCGGCCGTCGAAAGCGAGACGGTACTGCCCGCGTTGACCGATCCGACGTACTTCCTGCGGTGGACCGTCGGGTTTTCGTTCGTCGTGTTCGCGGCGTGGCTCGTCGTCACGGCCGTCCGTCGCGGCGACGTGGTGGGGTTGCTCGCCGCGGGGGCCGCCGCCTACGCCGTCGTCGCAGGCGCCCGCGCCGTCGGCGTCGGCTACGCTCGAGTGTCGGGCGGCCGGCCGAGATAG
- a CDS encoding PH domain-containing protein produces MASETNRLHPLSGAMMALQRGVTGLSIPVFLTGIVPTVLGVDVDFAVDLMFVAVPLGFVVGAGYGLAYYYRFTYALTADTFDVTSGVFSQRAREIPYRRVQNVDVSQGIVQRLLGLAVVSVETAGGGSTEATLRFVSDDEADRIRSEIRRRTAAVDDASGAAEGAAATDSASETANADVAAPRSDSGAARGDRSTTLLFELEVGELLVYAATAFRWGAAVFPILLVTLLTDADSGAGFVPDFVFETARAVGGPGSIDGATVDALLVLAAVAALQWFVATYVASALYTIVNYYGFRLGRQGNDLLYERGLLQRYSGSIPTDKIQSVTITDNPLQRLVGYAGLWIETAGYGPESTSGNQSAVPMAARSRIYRFATALTGADRPDFRGASPLARRRYLVRYSLLAVGVVALAFGASRVTGLERWYLAAVVVAAVPPAAHLKYVNIGYHVDDDHIVIRRGFWRRRTTVIPYYRVQTVSTRRSVFQRRLGLASLVVDTASSQTFSWSEPTVDDIDLETARTLHETCGERLQTALRERAGDDVGLPVDPGDRP; encoded by the coding sequence ATGGCGTCTGAGACGAACCGTCTCCACCCGCTCAGCGGGGCGATGATGGCCCTCCAGCGAGGCGTCACGGGACTCTCGATCCCCGTGTTTCTCACGGGAATCGTCCCGACGGTCCTCGGCGTCGATGTCGACTTCGCCGTCGACCTCATGTTCGTCGCCGTTCCGCTCGGCTTCGTCGTCGGTGCCGGCTACGGCCTCGCGTACTACTATCGCTTTACGTACGCGCTCACCGCCGACACGTTCGACGTCACGTCGGGCGTGTTCTCCCAGCGCGCCCGCGAGATCCCCTACCGCCGCGTCCAGAACGTCGACGTCTCGCAGGGGATCGTCCAGCGCCTGCTCGGCCTCGCCGTCGTCTCCGTCGAGACCGCCGGCGGCGGCAGCACCGAGGCGACGTTGCGATTCGTGAGCGACGACGAGGCCGACCGCATCCGCTCCGAAATCCGCCGGCGGACGGCCGCGGTCGACGACGCGAGCGGCGCGGCCGAGGGAGCCGCGGCGACCGATTCGGCCTCTGAGACTGCGAACGCAGACGTCGCAGCGCCCCGAAGCGATAGTGGCGCCGCTCGAGGCGACCGGTCGACGACGCTCCTGTTCGAACTCGAGGTCGGCGAACTGCTGGTCTACGCCGCGACGGCGTTCCGGTGGGGCGCCGCGGTCTTCCCGATTCTGCTGGTGACCCTGTTGACCGACGCCGATTCGGGCGCGGGCTTCGTTCCGGACTTCGTCTTCGAGACCGCCCGGGCGGTCGGCGGCCCCGGATCGATCGACGGCGCCACGGTCGACGCGCTCCTCGTCCTGGCTGCGGTCGCCGCGCTGCAGTGGTTCGTCGCCACGTACGTCGCCAGCGCGCTCTACACGATCGTGAACTACTACGGGTTCCGACTCGGCCGGCAGGGGAACGACCTGCTCTACGAACGCGGCCTGCTCCAGCGCTACAGCGGGTCGATCCCGACCGACAAGATCCAGTCGGTGACGATCACCGACAACCCGCTCCAGCGGCTGGTCGGCTACGCTGGTCTCTGGATCGAGACCGCCGGCTACGGGCCCGAGAGCACCAGCGGAAATCAGTCGGCCGTTCCGATGGCCGCCCGCTCCCGGATTTATCGCTTCGCGACGGCGCTGACCGGCGCCGACCGCCCCGACTTTCGCGGCGCGTCGCCGCTGGCCCGGCGTCGGTACCTCGTGCGCTATTCGCTGCTGGCCGTCGGCGTCGTCGCCCTCGCCTTCGGGGCCAGTCGAGTGACGGGCCTCGAGCGCTGGTATCTCGCCGCGGTCGTCGTCGCGGCGGTACCGCCCGCGGCACACCTCAAATACGTCAACATCGGCTACCACGTCGACGACGATCACATCGTGATTCGGCGCGGATTCTGGCGGCGCCGGACGACCGTGATCCCCTACTACCGCGTCCAGACGGTCTCGACGCGGCGATCGGTCTTCCAGCGTCGCCTCGGCCTCGCGTCGCTGGTCGTCGATACGGCCAGTTCCCAGACGTTCTCCTGGTCGGAACCGACGGTCGACGATATCGATCTCGAGACGGCGCGGACGCTCCACGAAACCTGCGGCGAGCGACTGCAGACGGCCTTGCGAGAGCGGGCCGGAGACGACGTCGGGCTCCCGGTGGATCCCGGCGACCGACCGTGA
- a CDS encoding DUF7523 family protein, producing MSLAAETRRTAEEHPFLVTALRAGIVNYTAAARFLEVDGETDAIATALRRYAEELSAYETDSRDVRVRMESGIGSVVGDAEAEALLTVGGAAFGPEGGDHTAIIAAGAVDAAALAAVLQRLSLEEIAPIAAGVGEGTLLVVVDRLAGANALRAVEDALAAVPTE from the coding sequence ATGTCACTGGCCGCCGAGACCCGACGCACGGCCGAGGAGCATCCGTTTCTCGTGACGGCGCTGCGCGCGGGAATCGTCAACTACACCGCTGCCGCTCGGTTCCTCGAGGTGGACGGCGAGACCGACGCGATCGCGACGGCGCTGCGCCGCTACGCCGAGGAGTTGTCGGCTTACGAAACGGACTCACGCGACGTTCGCGTGCGCATGGAAAGCGGAATCGGGTCCGTCGTCGGCGACGCAGAGGCGGAGGCGCTGCTCACCGTCGGCGGAGCGGCCTTCGGTCCCGAGGGCGGCGATCATACGGCGATCATCGCGGCCGGGGCCGTCGACGCGGCCGCGCTCGCCGCAGTCCTCCAGCGGTTGTCGCTCGAGGAGATCGCACCGATCGCGGCCGGCGTCGGCGAAGGGACGTTGCTGGTCGTCGTCGATCGGCTAGCGGGAGCGAACGCGTTGCGGGCCGTCGAGGACGCGCTCGCGGCCGTGCCGACCGAATAG